The DNA region CCATGAACCTTTTAGGCTTTATTCCGGCTGGTATCTTATTCATATCCTTATTCAACATCCTTTACAAAGGCAGTCGAGAAGTAAAATCAATCCTCATATCGATTGGGATCGCCATTTTAGAGACAATGTTGGTATGGTTTATATTCGGTTACATGTTTGGAATTACATTACCATAGAGGTTATTGTGTGAATTGTTTTGACACTGTAATCCAATAAGAAAGGGAAGATGATAGAGATGATAGAGTTTGGTATTTTAGAAGGTGTAATAGCACTACTTGGCGTGGTTATAGGTATTATATTTGGTGCACTTCCGGGCATGACAGCAACAATGGCGATCGCAATTTTTTTGCCTTTGACCTACGCTTATGATTTGACCACATCCGTATATCTATTATTAGGGTTATATGTAGGTGGTATCAGCGGCGGTCTCGTACCGGCGATTCTCATGAATATACCAGGAACACCATCCTCGGTTACAACCGGTTTTGATGGACATCCTATGGCAATGAAGGGTGAAGGGGTAAGAGCACTTAGAATAGGGATTACAGCGTCTTTGTTCGGCGGCATACTCAGCTTAGTGGTATTAGCCTTATTCACACCGGTATTGGCGCGACTTGCCATTAAGTTCTCCGCAGTTGAAAAATTCTTAATCATACTTTTTGCCATGACGGTTATTGCCGCCTTGTCCAAAGGGAAAATGACAAAAGGTATATTCACCGGATTTTTAGGCGTTTTTATATCCCTGATGGGGGTATTTCCGGATAATCAAACACTAAGACTGGTTCCCTCTATGTTCTCTATGGAATTACGAGATGGGTTCCAACTTTTACCCGTACTGATTGGACTCTTTGCTTTTTCACAGCTTTTCCAAGAAGCTGAAAAAGGGATGAAGCAAACCATGATGCATACGGATATACTAAAAGGACATCAGTCCAAAAAGTTTTCATTTAAAGATTTTAAAGGACAATTTATTAATATGTTTAGATCCGCCTCCATAGGCACTTTTATGGGAATTTTGCCGGGTATTGGCGGTAGTGCAGCTTCCTTATTGGCCTATTCTCAGTGTAAAACATTTTCAAAAGATCCAGAAAAATTAGGTACAGGCGCAGTTGAAGGATTGGTTGCCAGTGAATCATCTAATAATGGTTTGACCGGTGGTGCTCTAGTACCACTATTGTCTCTTGGGATTCCCGGTGACAGCACAACAGCTGTTCTAATTGGAGCATTTATCCTTCAAGGTATACAAGTAGGGCCTTTGTTTATAACTCAAAATCCTGTCATATGGAACACCATATTATTTGCCTTGTTAATTGCCAATATTTTCATGTTCATTGTTATGTTCTATCCCATCAAATATATCGCTAAGATAATCAATATACCCAAAAACAAGTTATACCCAGGTATCATCTTGCTTTGTATTGTAGGGGCTTTTTCAACCAGAAGCGGAAATATGGTAGATGTATTTACCTTGGTTATATTTGGTCTTGTAGGTTATATATTTTCTAAGTTGGATTTACCGGTTACGACCTTCCTAATTGGCTTTATCTTAGGACGTGACCTTGAGAAATACTTTATTGATTCTCTAAAAGGTTCAGGGGGAAGTCTCAGTGTCTTTTTCTCAAGACCGATAGGGTTAGTGGTTTGGGTTCTTATTTTTGCTTCTTTAGCCTATGCCTTTTACGATAATCGAAAACATCATAAAGGTGCAAGTGTTTAGAATAAGTGAAAATTAATAAGTAAGGAACAACAATGTGTGGTGTACAATAAGAGGAGATCAATATGGATAAAAAACCATTATTAATTAGAGTAAATCCTATGGACAATGTGGAAATTGTCGTAGATGAAGCGGGTATAAAAGCCGGCACAATCCTATCAGATGATTTAACCGCAGTTGAAGATATACCTCAAGGCCATAAGATAGCCCTTCAAAATCTTGAAGTGGGTGATACCATTATACGATATGGTGAGGTTATAGGCTATGCCAAATCAACCATACAAAAAGGCAGTTGGATTGATGAAACATTGGTGGTGCTTCCGGCAGCTAAGCCACTAGAAGAGCTGTCTGTAGCCACCAAAGTCCCTGAGCCCTTGCCAGTGCTGGAAGGTCAAACTTTCCTAGGCTATAGAAACAAAGATGGTCGCGTGGGTACCAAAAATATGCTCGGCATTACGACCAGTGTTCAATGTGTTGAAGGTGTACTTAATATTGCCGTTGAACAGATAAAAAGTCTATTGC from Petrocella atlantisensis includes:
- a CDS encoding tripartite tricarboxylate transporter permease codes for the protein MIEMIEFGILEGVIALLGVVIGIIFGALPGMTATMAIAIFLPLTYAYDLTTSVYLLLGLYVGGISGGLVPAILMNIPGTPSSVTTGFDGHPMAMKGEGVRALRIGITASLFGGILSLVVLALFTPVLARLAIKFSAVEKFLIILFAMTVIAALSKGKMTKGIFTGFLGVFISLMGVFPDNQTLRLVPSMFSMELRDGFQLLPVLIGLFAFSQLFQEAEKGMKQTMMHTDILKGHQSKKFSFKDFKGQFINMFRSASIGTFMGILPGIGGSAASLLAYSQCKTFSKDPEKLGTGAVEGLVASESSNNGLTGGALVPLLSLGIPGDSTTAVLIGAFILQGIQVGPLFITQNPVIWNTILFALLIANIFMFIVMFYPIKYIAKIINIPKNKLYPGIILLCIVGAFSTRSGNMVDVFTLVIFGLVGYIFSKLDLPVTTFLIGFILGRDLEKYFIDSLKGSGGSLSVFFSRPIGLVVWVLIFASLAYAFYDNRKHHKGASV